The Flexivirga aerilata sequence GCCTCGGCCCGCGTCATCGCGTCGAGCGCACTGAACGGTTCGTCGAGCAACAGCAGGTCCGGCTCGCGAACCAGCGCTCGGGCCAAGGCAACTCGCTGTTGCTGCCCTCCTGAGAGTGCACGCGGCCACGCCGCGAGACGATCGCCCAGACCCACCTCGGCGAGCGCCGCCGCACCGACGTCGTGCGCGTCGTCAGACCGCAGGCCCAGAGCCACGTTGTCGAGCACGCTGCGCCACGGCAGCAGTCGCGCGTCCTGGAAGACGACGGCCGGGCGCTGCGCGGTGCGGATGGTGCCGCCGGTGGCGCCCCCGGCGAGACCTGCCAACAGGCGCAGCAGCGTCGACTTGCCCGAGCCGGAACGTCCTATGACAGCGACGAATTCGCCGGGTTCGACTCGCAGGTCGAGGTCGCGGAGGACTGTCTTGACGCCATACGAATGGCGGAGGTGCTTGATGTCGATCACGGGACTCATCGGGCCGCTCCTTCCGTCGCCACGTCGCGCCAGCGCAGCGCACGTCGCTCCAGCAGGCGCACCAGTCCGTCGGTGATCAGGCCGAGCAGTGCGTAGGTGACGAGGCCCACCACGATCGTGTCGGTCTGCAGGAAGTCGCGCGCGTTGTTGATCATGAAGCCGAGTCCGGAGGTGGCGCTGATCTGTTCGGCGACGATCAGTGCGAGCCAGGCGAAGGCCAATGCCTGGCGCAGGCCGACCAATGTGCCGGGTAATGCTCCGGGCAGCAGGATGTGTTGCAGTCGCTCACGATTGGTGAGGCGCAGCGAGTCGGCGACGTCATACAGCTGCGGATCGACCGACCGCAGGCCGGCGACCAGGTTGAGGTAGAGCGGGACGGCGACGCCGAGCGCGACGAGCAGCACTTTGGAGAACTCGCCGATCCCGAACCAGATGATGAACAACGGGACGACGCCGAGCAGCGGCACGGCGCGCAGCATCTGCATCGGCGGGTCCACGATCGCGTCGGCCGGGCGTGAGAGCCCGACGGCCAGGCCCGCGACGACCGCGATCGCGGCGCCGAGCAGGAAGCCGAGGCCGGCTCTGCTGACCGAGTGCAGGAGCGCCTGCGGAAGTGTGCCGTCCTGCACGAGCAGCGCGGCGCGATGCAGGATCGCGCTCGGCGGTGCCAGCGTTTGCGGCTTCAGCCAGCCCACCGCGCTGGCGAGCTGCCAGACAGCGACAAGGGCCAGTGGGGTGAGAAGCCGCCATTCCCAAGGCAATCCGTTGAAGTCGGCGCGCACGCCGCGCCGACTGGCGGCCCGGGCAGCGGGTGCGGTCGGCTCGGCCGGGGCTGCGGTGCGAGCGAGCTGGGTGGTCGTCATACGTGGGCACCTCGCAGGTCGGTGTGGCTCTCGAGCAGTCCGCGGCCCGCAAGGATCGGGCGCACGCCCTCACCGAGGTGGTAGGCCTCCTCGAGGTGGGGGTAGCCGGAGAGGATGAAGTGGTCGAGTCCGATGCGGTGGTAGTCGTCGATCCGGTCGGCAACCTCCTCGTAGCTGCCCACCAGCGCAGTGCCGGCACCGCCGCGGACCAGGCCCACACCGGCCCAGAGGTTGGGTGAGATCTCCAACTGGTCCGTGCGACCGCCGTGGAGGGCGGTCATCCGGCGCTGCCCCTCGGACTGCGCCTGCGACTGCGCCCGTTGGGCGGCGGCGATCTGCTCCGGCGGAAGGCCGTCGAGCAGCCGGTGCGCGACCGCCCACGCCTCGTCGGCGGTAGGCCGGGCAATGACGTGCAGCCTTATGCCGAAACGCAATTCGCGTTCCGCACGGGCAGCGGCCAGGCGGGCGCGATCGAGTTTCTCGACGACCTGCTCGGGCGGCTCGCCCCAGGTGAGGTAGACGTCGGCGTAGCGCCCGGCGACCTCCAGCGCGGACGCCGAGGAGCCGCCGAAGAAGATCTCCGGACGCGAGGGCGGCGCGGGCAGGTAGGCGTCCTCGACCCAGAGATGGTCGCCGCGGAAGGTGACCCGATCGCCGGTGAAGAGCCGGCGCAACACATGGAGGAACTCGCCGGTGCGGGCGTAGCGGTCGTCCTTGCCGAGCGGGTCGCCGAAGCGTCGCTGCTCGAGGTCCTCCCCACCGGTCACGACGTTGAGCAACAGCCGGCCACCGCTGATGCGCTGATAGGTGGCGGCCATCTGCGCGGCGAGCGTGGGACTGAGCAGCCCGGGCCGGAAGGCGACGAGATACTTCAGCCGCTGCGTCTGCGCGACGAGGGCCGCAGTGGTCACCCAGGCGTCCTCGCACTCGGTCGAGGTCGGGGTCAGCGCGGCTTCAAAGCCGAGTTGTTCGGCGGAGCGGGCGATCTGACCCAAGTAGTCGACCGTCGGCTCCCGCCTGCCTTGCCGGCCCGAGCGGGTGTCGTCCGCGGATCCGCTGAGCGGGCTCACCGCGTCGCCGAAGCTGAGGTCGGTGCGGGAGTCGCCGCTGGTCGGCAGGAACCAGTGCAGGTGGACCGTCATCGCGCATGTCCTTTCGAGAGTCGTCGACGACGGCGAAACTATCACTCAATATTTTGTTATCAATAACTTCTCATCATGCGAACGAGTGACTCCGATCACTCCACCGTGGCGCGTGCGGCGTCGAGTTGCGCCCGAGTGAAGACCGACCGCACCTCGATGCCCGCCGCGTCGAGCCGTGTCGCGTCGGCCGGCCTGCGATCGATGGCGCAGATCACGAGATCGACGAACGCTCCCCGCTCGCGCAGCGCTTCCGCCCCGTCGACGACTGCTCCGCCTGTCGTGACGACGTCTTCGACCAGCACGATCCGGCGCCCCTCGACGTCGGCACCCTCTGCGAGCTTGCAGGTGCCGTATTCCTTGGCCTTCTTGCGCACGAAAACCGTTGGAATCATTGTCAGTTGACTGAGCATCGTGGCGATCGGCACGCCGCCGAGTTCGAGCCCGCCGAGCAGCTCCGACTTCGCCGGCAGCAGCGGCACCATGCGCTCGGCCACGTGCCGCAGCAGCTCGGGATCTCCCTCGAAGAGGTATTTGTCGAAGTATTCGGTGAGGACCTGGCCGGAGCGAACGGTGAACTCGCCCTGCAGGCGGCACCGTTGGTCGATGGCGGTCGCCAGTGGATCGATGGCCGTCTGCGGGTCGATGGGCGCCTGCGGGTCGTCGGGCGTCGTCGGTGCGTCGTTGCTCATGAGATGCAGCGTGGCACGGCTCCGCCCCGTCCCCACCGAGAGGACCACTTATCGCCCAGAGGCACACATATCCGGGCGATTCCGAGCCCGAACAAGTGGTCCTGTCGACGATAAGTGGGCCTCTCGGCGAAAGGGGTCAGGCGCCGGAGTCTGGCGTCGGACTCGGGCACCGGCCCTGGCACGGACTCTGAAGCCGGCGGGGCCGGCGAGTGAGCGATCGCGCGCCGAGGTCGCGGCGCTCGCCATACGACATCGTGTGCAGCGTGGCCCGGCCCGCCCCTCTCCGCCGAGAGGGCCACTTATCGCCCACAGGCACAGAAAACCTGCGGATTTCGGGCCCGAATATGTGGTCCCCTCGATGACAAGTGGGCCTCTCGGCGAAAGGGGTCAGGCGTCGGAGTCTGGCACCGACCCTGGCCCGGACTCTGCAGCCGACGGAGGTGCCGAGTGGGCGATCGCGCGCAGCTCGGCGCGCAGGAGCGCGTCGGCGGACTCGCCCGACGCACGGGCCTCGTCCACCAGCGCAAGCAGGCGCGCGCCGAGGTCGCGGCGCTCGCCATACGACATGGGTATGCCGCGCCGACTCGCCCGCGACAACACCTTGTCCGCAATGAGCAGTGTCGACAGCGACGCCGGGATGCCGGCGAGCAGGTCGGTCTCCGCGCGGTCGGGCTTCTCGGTCGCCTTGATCTGCTCCCAGGAGCGCTCGACCTCCTCCGGCGTGGCGGCGTCGCCGTCGGCGAAGACGTGGGGATGGCGGCGGATCAGCTTGTCCACCAGGCCGGCCGCGACGTCGTCGATGTCGAATGCCGGGTCCTCGTCGGCCGCGATGCGGGCGTGGAAGAGCACCTGCAGCAGCACGTCGCCGAGCTCTTCGGCGAGGTGCTGCCGGTCGCCGGTCTCGATCGCCTCGACGGTCTCGTGCGCCTCTTCGAGCAGATATTTCGCCAGCGACGCGTGCGTCTGCTCCGCATCCCAGGGGCAGCCGCCGGGCGAGCGCAGCGCGTCCATCACCGCGACCGCGTCGAGCAGACGAGCGCCGGGCAGGTCCCACGACCCGACCAGCACCTCGATCTGCGGAGGGTCGTCCTGCCGGGTCAGCTCACCGGCGAGGGCGTCGGTCAGGCCCGGATCCGCGTCGGGCGAGCTGATCCACACGACCGACGAATTCGCAGCAGCGGCAACGAGTTCGCGAGCCGCCTGCGCGGCGGAGTCATAGGCGACGGCCGTGACGTCGATGCCGGAGGTGGCGACGGCGGCGGGCACCGGATCCGTCAGGTCCGCGGCATACACCCGGTCGGCGGCTCCCAACGCCGTCCACGCGTCGCGCGACAGCAACCCGGCCGGCACGCGCGGGGAGGTGACGAGGACGGTCAGCAGCGGACCCGCCGGCTCGGTCACTCGGCGGGACGACCGTTGGGGACCGGCGCCTGCTGCGACGGCTTCGGGCTGATCCACGGCTGCGGCGCGGCGCTGGCGCCCTTGCCCGGCACCCAGGTGCCGTAGCGCGGGTTGATCGTGACCTTCGCGTCCTTGAGCAGCTCCTGCGCGGTCGCCGCGGTCAGCGCACCGCTGTTCTGCAGCTCCGAGCCGAGCGTGCTGGCCCGCATGGCGTTGAGGGCGGTCGGGGTGAAGTCGACCTTGGGGTAGGTGGCCTTCACCTGGTCGTCGGAGACCACCACGCCGTTGGCCTTGCCGAGCTTGGTCAGCTGCGGCTCCAGCGCGAGCACGCCGGCGACGTCCGACGCGGTGATGGTGCCCGAGCCGATCGCCTTGGTGATCTGCTGTGCAGCCGTCTGCAGGTCGCTGGCGCTGGCGCTCTTGCCGTCATACTCCAGCGCGGTCGAGCCACGGTGCATCACTCCGTCACTGCCGCAGCCGGTGAGGCCGATGGTGGCGAGGACGACGGCGCCGGCGATGGCGGCGCGCGCCGGGCGGCCGGTGCGAAGGCTCGGCATGGACTGACCTTTCTCAAAACGACATGCTGATCGGGTCGACGAAGACCCCGCAGCATCATGCCAGCCCGGCCTGTGCCTGCTGCCGTCGGCTCGCGCCCGGCGGCCGCCCGTCAGGACGCGGCGCCGGCCGCCGCTGCGATGTCGTCGAGCAGCACCGCCTTGATCAGCTGGGACGCCCACTGCAGCACCTCGGTATTGCGCAGCGGCTGACCGCCGACGGGCGCGGTCTTGGGCTGCGGCACCAGGATCTGGTGGATCGCCGGCTTGATCATCGTGCCCTTGTAGAGGCGTTCGAGCCGCAGCTGCTGGCTCTCGCGCAGCTCGACCGGCCCGAAGCGGATCATCCGGCCCTGCACTGCGATGTCGCCAATGCCGGCCTGGCGTGCGATGACCCGCAGCCGGGCGACCTCGAAGAGATGCTGCACCGGCTCCGGCGGGGCGCCGTAACGGTCGCGCAGTTCGGCCTCGATCTCGCCCAGCCCGGCCTCGTCCTCGACGGTCGCCAGCTTCTTGTAGGCCTCCAGGCGCAACCGCTCCCCCGGCACGTAGTCGTGTGGCAGGTGCGCGTCGACCGGCAGTTCGATCTTGACCTCGGTCGGGGCCTTCGAGCCGCCGTCGCCACGGAAGTCGGCCACCGCCTCACCGACCATGCGGACGTAGAGGTCGAACCCGACCCCGGCGATGTGCCCGGACTGCTCGCCGCCGAGCAGGTTGCCGGCGCCGCGGATCTCGAGGTCCTTCATCGCCACCTGCATGCCGGCGCCGAGGTCGGTGTGACTGGCAATGGTCTGCAGCCGGTCGTGCGCGGTGTCGGTGAGCGGCTTCTCCGGCGGAAAGAGGAAGTAGGAGTAGGCGCGTTCGCGGCCGCGCCCGACGCGGCCACGCAGCTGGTGCAGCTGGGAAAGACCCAGCTGGTCGGCGCGCTCGACGATGAGGGTGTTGGCGTTGGAGATGTCCAGGCCGGTCTCGACGATCGTGGTGCACACCAGCACGTCGAACTCCCGCTCCCAGAAGTCGGTCACCACCTGCTCCAGCCGACCCTCGGACATCTTGCCGTGCGCCGTGGCGATGCGCGCCTCCGGCACGAGCTCGCGCAGCCGCGCGGCGGCCTTCTCGATCGAGCCGACCTTGTTGTGCACGTAGAACACCTGGCCCTCGCGCATGAGTTCGCGGCGTATGGCGGCGCCGATCTGCTTCTCGTCATAGGGGCCGACGAAGGTGAGCACCGGGTGGCGTTCCTCGGGGGGCGTTGCGAGAGTGGACATCTCACGGATGCCGGTCACGGCCATCTCGAGCGTGCGCGGGATCGGTGTCGCCGACATCGCGAGCACGTCGACGGCGGTGCGCATCTGCTTGAGCTGCTCCTTGTGCTCGACGCCGAAGCGCTGCTCCTCGTCGACGACCACCAGACCGAGGTCCTTGAATTTCACCTCGTTGGACAGCAGCCGGTGCGTGCCGATCACGAGATCGACTGCGCCGGAACGCAATCCGTCGATGATCTCGCGCGCCTCCCGGTCGCTCTGGAAGCGCGACAGCGCCCGCACGGTGACCGGGAAGCCGGCGTAACGCTCGGTGAAGGTCTGCTCGTGCTGCTTGACGAGCAGCGTCGTCGGCACCAGGACCGCGACCTGCTTGCCGTCCTGGATCGCCTTGAAGGCAGCGCGGATCGCGATCTCCGTCTTGCCGTAGCCGACGTCGCCGCAGATCAGCCGGTCCATCGGCACCGACTTCTCCATGTCGGCCTTGACCTCGTCGATGCTGCTCAACTGGTCGGGCGTCTCGACGTAGGCGAAGGCGTCCTCGAGCTCGCGCTGCCACGGGGTGTCGGGACCGAACGAATGCCCCTCGGTCGCCATGCGTGCCGAGTAGAGCTGGATCAGCTCCGCAGCGATCTGCCGCACGTGCCGGCGAGCCCTGGACTTTGTTGTCTGCCAGTCGGATCCGCCCATCTTGTTGAGGCTGGGCTGCTCGCCGCCGACGTATCGGGTCACCTGGTCGAGCTGATCGGTGGGCACGTAGAGCTGGTCGGCCGGCTGACCCTTCTTGGCCGGCGCGTAGTCGATCACCAGGTATTCGCGAGTGGCGCCGTGCACGTTGCGCTGCATCATCTTGGCGAAGCGCCCGACGCCGTGCTGCTCGTGCACCACGTAGTCGCCGGGGTGCAATTGCAGCGGGTCGACGACGTTGCGGCGACGGGACGGCATGCGGCGCATGTCCTTGGTGCTGCCGCCCTGGCCCGCCGATCCGGTCAGGTCACTCTCGGAGAGCAGCACGAAATTGCTTGCCGGCAAAGCAAATCCGCGACCGTAGGCGGCGGTGGCCAACTCGACGGAGCCCGGCGTCAGCTGGTCGATCCGGTGCGAGGCGACGTCGTGGTCGCGCAGCACCTCACCGATGCGGTGGCCGAGGCCGGGCCCTTCGGTGACGATCAGCACCCGCTGACCGTCCCTGGCCCAGTCACGGATGTCGCCGACGGCCTGCTCGGTGTTGCCGCGGTATGCCGGCACCTCCGCGGTGCCGAGGTTGACCCGCTCGCCCGGCAGCTCGTCCTCGGTGAACTCGGCCAGCTCGTCGTCGGTCGCGAACGACGAGAACGACCACCACGCAAGGCCCTTGGCGAGTGCGTGATCGCGAAGCTCGGCGAGCGACCAGTAGGAGGCGGTGCCGAGCACGGACTGCAGATCGACCGGCACCGCGTTGCCGGCGGCCGCGTTGGCCCAGCTGGCGTCGAGGAACTCGGCGCTGGTCGCGACCAGGTCGTGCGCGCGGGTGCGCACCCGCTCGGGGTCGGCGAGCGCGACGTGGGTGCCGTCGGGCAGCACGTCGAGCAGGGTCTCCATGCCACCGGCGGTGCCGCCGGCCAGCAGGATCGGCGCGAGCGATTCCATGCCTTCGACGGCGATGCCCTCGGCGACCTTGAGCAGCATGTCCTGCACGCCGGGCAGCTGGCCGGCGAGCGTCTCCGCGCGGGCCCGGACGTCGTCGGTGAGCAGCAGTTCACGGCAGGGCGGCGCCCAAAGTCCGTGCTCGGCGACTTCGAGACTGCGCTGGTCCGCGACCTTGAACCAGCGGATCTCCTCGACCGTGTCGCCCCAGAACTCGACCCGCACCGGGTGCTCCTCGGTCGGCGGGAAGACGTCGAGGATGCCGCCGCGCACCGCGAACTCGCCGCGCCGCTCGAC is a genomic window containing:
- a CDS encoding LLM class flavin-dependent oxidoreductase; its protein translation is MTVHLHWFLPTSGDSRTDLSFGDAVSPLSGSADDTRSGRQGRREPTVDYLGQIARSAEQLGFEAALTPTSTECEDAWVTTAALVAQTQRLKYLVAFRPGLLSPTLAAQMAATYQRISGGRLLLNVVTGGEDLEQRRFGDPLGKDDRYARTGEFLHVLRRLFTGDRVTFRGDHLWVEDAYLPAPPSRPEIFFGGSSASALEVAGRYADVYLTWGEPPEQVVEKLDRARLAAARAERELRFGIRLHVIARPTADEAWAVAHRLLDGLPPEQIAAAQRAQSQAQSEGQRRMTALHGGRTDQLEISPNLWAGVGLVRGGAGTALVGSYEEVADRIDDYHRIGLDHFILSGYPHLEEAYHLGEGVRPILAGRGLLESHTDLRGAHV
- the mfd gene encoding transcription-repair coupling factor; this translates as MSHVGTANVVDIAGAPGVRAPLTALLARGVDDRPGRTVLLVTATGREAGDLAQCLRSFLPDDTVVEFPSWETLPHERLSPRSDTVGRRLAVLRRLAHPDPDDEAYGPIDVVVASVRALMQPIAKGLGDLAPVSLRAGQDADLPDVVEALAAAAYTRTDLVERRGEFAVRGGILDVFPPTEEHPVRVEFWGDTVEEIRWFKVADQRSLEVAEHGLWAPPCRELLLTDDVRARAETLAGQLPGVQDMLLKVAEGIAVEGMESLAPILLAGGTAGGMETLLDVLPDGTHVALADPERVRTRAHDLVATSAEFLDASWANAAAGNAVPVDLQSVLGTASYWSLAELRDHALAKGLAWWSFSSFATDDELAEFTEDELPGERVNLGTAEVPAYRGNTEQAVGDIRDWARDGQRVLIVTEGPGLGHRIGEVLRDHDVASHRIDQLTPGSVELATAAYGRGFALPASNFVLLSESDLTGSAGQGGSTKDMRRMPSRRRNVVDPLQLHPGDYVVHEQHGVGRFAKMMQRNVHGATREYLVIDYAPAKKGQPADQLYVPTDQLDQVTRYVGGEQPSLNKMGGSDWQTTKSRARRHVRQIAAELIQLYSARMATEGHSFGPDTPWQRELEDAFAYVETPDQLSSIDEVKADMEKSVPMDRLICGDVGYGKTEIAIRAAFKAIQDGKQVAVLVPTTLLVKQHEQTFTERYAGFPVTVRALSRFQSDREAREIIDGLRSGAVDLVIGTHRLLSNEVKFKDLGLVVVDEEQRFGVEHKEQLKQMRTAVDVLAMSATPIPRTLEMAVTGIREMSTLATPPEERHPVLTFVGPYDEKQIGAAIRRELMREGQVFYVHNKVGSIEKAAARLRELVPEARIATAHGKMSEGRLEQVVTDFWEREFDVLVCTTIVETGLDISNANTLIVERADQLGLSQLHQLRGRVGRGRERAYSYFLFPPEKPLTDTAHDRLQTIASHTDLGAGMQVAMKDLEIRGAGNLLGGEQSGHIAGVGFDLYVRMVGEAVADFRGDGGSKAPTEVKIELPVDAHLPHDYVPGERLRLEAYKKLATVEDEAGLGEIEAELRDRYGAPPEPVQHLFEVARLRVIARQAGIGDIAVQGRMIRFGPVELRESQQLRLERLYKGTMIKPAIHQILVPQPKTAPVGGQPLRNTEVLQWASQLIKAVLLDDIAAAAGAAS
- a CDS encoding ABC transporter permease — protein: MTTTQLARTAAPAEPTAPAARAASRRGVRADFNGLPWEWRLLTPLALVAVWQLASAVGWLKPQTLAPPSAILHRAALLVQDGTLPQALLHSVSRAGLGFLLGAAIAVVAGLAVGLSRPADAIVDPPMQMLRAVPLLGVVPLFIIWFGIGEFSKVLLVALGVAVPLYLNLVAGLRSVDPQLYDVADSLRLTNRERLQHILLPGALPGTLVGLRQALAFAWLALIVAEQISATSGLGFMINNARDFLQTDTIVVGLVTYALLGLITDGLVRLLERRALRWRDVATEGAAR
- the pyrE gene encoding orotate phosphoribosyltransferase — encoded protein: MSNDAPTTPDDPQAPIDPQTAIDPLATAIDQRCRLQGEFTVRSGQVLTEYFDKYLFEGDPELLRHVAERMVPLLPAKSELLGGLELGGVPIATMLSQLTMIPTVFVRKKAKEYGTCKLAEGADVEGRRIVLVEDVVTTGGAVVDGAEALRERGAFVDLVICAIDRRPADATRLDAAGIEVRSVFTRAQLDAARATVE
- a CDS encoding MazG family protein, producing the protein MTEPAGPLLTVLVTSPRVPAGLLSRDAWTALGAADRVYAADLTDPVPAAVATSGIDVTAVAYDSAAQAARELVAAAANSSVVWISSPDADPGLTDALAGELTRQDDPPQIEVLVGSWDLPGARLLDAVAVMDALRSPGGCPWDAEQTHASLAKYLLEEAHETVEAIETGDRQHLAEELGDVLLQVLFHARIAADEDPAFDIDDVAAGLVDKLIRRHPHVFADGDAATPEEVERSWEQIKATEKPDRAETDLLAGIPASLSTLLIADKVLSRASRRGIPMSYGERRDLGARLLALVDEARASGESADALLRAELRAIAHSAPPSAAESGPGSVPDSDA